From Sphingopyxis sp. USTB-05, the proteins below share one genomic window:
- a CDS encoding sulfatase codes for MNTLDRRSLLAALALAGAGGVSTLALAKSKAPAARKRPPNFIVVLADDLGYGDIGANGSRAIRTPNIDRLAADGLLMTDAYASANICTPSRAGLLTGRYPIRTGLAWQVIQANDTNGLPPDEVTIPEVLGRDYVSALIGKWHLGHTPPYWPPTVQGFDLFFGLPYSHDMKPLSLYTAGKGVEFTQEDVDMVALTRRFFARAGDFVETNQSRPFFLMLALTAPHIPLHPSKEHAGHSPAGDYGDVVEEVDSELGRLREQLERLNLQNDTYVIVTSDNGPWFEGSAGALRDRKGGAGWDGGYRVPFVAWAPGRIPAGSRSNAITMNFDLLPTFAALAGKPLPKGLIVDGKDISAVWQKGAASPHDALILFDNEKVAAIRTDRWKFVARSYYREYDLPLARIGANLLFDVRSDPSEDYNLATRHPDVVKDMRARFDQYRQTYEPLGRKKEPDRLPGGKTLP; via the coding sequence ATGAACACGCTCGATCGCCGCAGCCTGTTGGCCGCACTGGCGCTGGCGGGCGCGGGGGGTGTTTCGACCCTCGCGCTCGCGAAGTCGAAAGCCCCGGCGGCGCGTAAGCGCCCGCCGAACTTCATCGTCGTCCTCGCCGACGACCTTGGATATGGTGACATCGGCGCCAATGGCTCGCGCGCGATCCGCACGCCGAACATCGACCGGCTTGCCGCCGACGGGTTGCTGATGACCGATGCCTATGCGTCGGCCAATATCTGCACCCCGTCGCGCGCCGGCCTGCTCACCGGCCGCTATCCGATCCGCACCGGTCTTGCCTGGCAGGTGATCCAGGCGAACGACACCAACGGCCTGCCGCCCGATGAGGTGACGATCCCCGAGGTTCTCGGCCGTGACTATGTCTCGGCGCTGATCGGCAAATGGCACCTCGGCCACACGCCGCCCTATTGGCCGCCGACGGTGCAGGGTTTCGACCTGTTCTTCGGACTCCCTTACAGCCACGACATGAAGCCGCTGTCGCTCTACACTGCGGGCAAGGGCGTTGAATTCACGCAGGAAGACGTCGACATGGTAGCGCTGACGCGACGCTTCTTCGCGCGTGCGGGTGACTTCGTCGAAACGAACCAGAGCCGACCCTTCTTCCTGATGCTGGCGCTGACCGCGCCGCATATTCCGCTTCATCCGAGCAAGGAACATGCCGGTCATTCGCCCGCGGGCGATTATGGCGACGTCGTCGAGGAGGTCGATTCCGAGCTCGGCCGTCTGCGCGAGCAGCTCGAGCGGCTGAACCTTCAGAACGACACCTATGTCATCGTCACCTCGGACAATGGCCCTTGGTTCGAAGGATCAGCGGGCGCGCTGCGCGATCGCAAGGGCGGCGCGGGATGGGACGGCGGATACCGCGTTCCCTTCGTCGCATGGGCGCCCGGCCGCATTCCCGCAGGCAGTCGCAGCAACGCGATCACGATGAATTTCGACCTGCTGCCAACCTTCGCAGCGCTTGCCGGCAAGCCGCTTCCCAAGGGGCTGATCGTCGACGGCAAGGACATCAGCGCAGTGTGGCAGAAGGGCGCGGCCAGCCCCCATGACGCGCTGATCCTGTTCGATAATGAAAAGGTCGCGGCAATCCGCACCGACCGCTGGAAATTCGTCGCGCGCAGTTACTACCGCGAATATGACCTGCCACTCGCGCGCATCGGCGCCAACCTCCTCTTCGACGTGCGCAGCGACCCCAGCGAGGATTATAATCTGGCGACGCGCCATCCCGATGTCGTGAAGGATATGCGCGCACGCTTCGACCAATATCGTCAGACGTACGAACCGCTGGGGCGCAAGAAGGAGCCCGACCGGCTTCCCGGCGGGAAGACCCTGCCCTGA